The Chionomys nivalis chromosome 16, mChiNiv1.1, whole genome shotgun sequence genome includes the window ttcTCTCACAATACATAGCGACCACAATTTCCCTGCTCTCCACTCCTCCTAGTTCTCCACCTCCATCTCGCCTCCCCCCCTTCAGATCCACTCCACCTGtctcctcttcagaaaagagcaggcctccaataGACAACAGTCAAACAGGACAGAACAAGACACAGTAAGACTGAGGCTAGACAAGGCAATCCATTAGGAGGAAGAGAGTCTCAAGAGCAGGTTAAAGAGCCCACTCCTACTGTTTGGAGTCTCACGAGAATACCAAACTTGTGAGCCATAACATGAATGCAGAGGACGTGATGCAGacccatttctgtctctgtgagcccacGTGAGCTCTTGTAAGCCCATGCGAGCTCTGCTTAGTTTAGAGGGGCATGTTCTCCAGGTGTCCTCTATCCCCTCtaactcctacaatctttcttcACACTCCTCCACAGGGTGCCTCCATCTCTGAGGAGAGGGACCTGATGAAGACCTCCAACTTAGACTCTGTCTCCTCATATGTGCCTGTGAGTCTCTGCACCTcctcccatctgctgccagaggaagcctctctggtcatgactggacaaggcaccaatcctaggtctctgggctgtccagtctctggttcctggccatccaagcAGTGTAGGACATGGGCTCCCTCTCCTGGTATGACCCTCAAGTTAAACTAAACATTAATTGGCTACTCCCCCAAATTCTGCACCACAAAATATTTCCCATcccatcctttttttttgttttttgtttttttgtttgtttttttgtttttcgagacagggtttctctgtagctttggtgcccgtccctggaactagctcttgtagaccaggctggcctcaaactcccagagatccgcctgcctctgcctcccgagtgctgggattaaaggagtgcaccaccactgcccggctttcccaccatttttattcaaacagaATCACATCCAACAGTCAGGTTAAGCCAGATGTGGTAACTCATGTTATCCCAGTGTTCAGAAGGCTGAGGTGTGAGGAccaccaagttccaggccaggctggactacacagcaagaccttgtctcaaaaataaaataataaatgtcatCTGGTTTAGACATTTCTGAGCTGGGTTTACGACTGGAGATTTCATTGTCAGTAGCCACTGATGCTCTTGATTCAGGACCAGGTGATGGAAAGGAATACAACAGTTTGCCTTGACTTCCTAAAACACATTATTATTaaatacaaaacaatgaaaaagcagCGGGAACAAGGAGGGCTCCTGTATCACTCAGTCACCACACCAAACATTCCATTATTTGTTATCATTAAATGAAGTGAAGCTTGCCCACGCTGATTCACCCAGTAAACCCCCTAAGCTTTATGCCCTCTCATCCTGAAACTAGAAATCCTACTTCTAGGAAGGGCCATTTCTTTTTTGCCTATTACTGTGGTCTAAAAACTGGTCCTATGGCTTTAGGTGATCAAAACTCATAAATTTTCACCAGAATCATGGACTCAAGCCTTTCCTTAAAGGATGGTTCTTCTCGTGACCACTGACCTCCTAGTGAATGCACTAACCTTAAAGATGGCAGGTGCAGCAGGATGAAGTTGTCGGGGGAGACCAGGTCTGCAGCCCAccacacatccacccacacacGCACCCTGCCAATCCCCTCTCCACCTCATCTCTACTCGTTTTAAACACAGGATATTCTTCAATTCATCACGGTCCCCTTTCCAGCCACCATAGTAATGCTTGCATCATTCCCTTTCCTGAGAAAGTCTACCTATGTAAGAGCCCCAGAAGTCTGTTCTCATGTTAAGTCTCTTTCTGGTCCTAagagggttcagttcccacagcCCTTCCTAATACTGCTGTCCTTCTATGAGGGGCAGCATAGAAATAACACATTCTTGTCACGGTActgaaagaaaacaccaaagaGATAGGCTAACTGAACTTCTGCCTCACCTTGTACAACTCAAAATTGCCTAGGATGAAAACGAGtattgtagcgagctgcgtgaagccacacctgatggcaatgtagagagctgcgtggagttgcacatgatggtgctggctcccgccctccgcaatcccaaaagtgagtgctctctgtgataatcaactcctatggctaaggcctgacttatgctattatcatgcaatgattgtcagctgcttgcatatgcgtggacctatgggcagtgcccacctggcaatctgaggttggcggcccaggcctacttaagggctgggagaggtttgcctgagagagaggaagggagagaggaaaaaagagagagagagagggagagagagagagagagagagagagaaattttacaattgtcaaaaggtcctgaataaaactgcagtgagaagagctccggtgttgtgcgtcctccttgctggacgagggggaccgtgacaggtggtggcccgtacggggacaagacaagtggtgccgtGTACGGagacctccaaacctctctccgtggagcccagaacttgctgcagtcagggggtgcaccggataatcctcaggtaaagattggggatccgcgaaaaaagcgggttttccactctcgccggtagaagggagagtgggggtaatgagagccacgaccaaagtggacggtttaaaataaaactaaaagaatgggattttagaatgggcgcttcaacatcacacctgatttttctggctcttaacgagctgttacggAGCGCATTGGAAagatttttgactgaatgtgacacaattgctccttggtttgccatctctggcaatcttaatgtgtcatcctgggacaagcttggtagagatctgaattttgctgctgAACAAGGtatgctaaggaagggagttagattcatgtggtttgaattaccgagacctcctgagtttgcagtggagagtgagcagctgcggctccaaggccaagcagcgctgagggtctgcgaacctgcaaacacccaggacctgccttgaggaccaacaaggccagaacactaggccactcccagcgtgtgcctcagggcatagaagcgcaGCACAACCGCGATAAGATCTGTTGGCCTGGACCCCTGTCCCTGCCCGGGGCAACAGGCCGAGAAGGGATCCGTCCTATCCCGATGGGGTCCTATCCCGATGGGGTCCAGGGCGGCCCACTCTGCGCTGccacgcctccaccttccagctcggtggggaggtagagtctctgcctctccccagtcgctgccCTGACCTGCGTCCAAGCgaggctgaaaatggcagtaagaatgcaacgtccccgctcagcaggaagtagccagacagactgacaacgcccaaattccctaaaacgttttaagtggggacccttcaatggttgcagagcagcaagcctgctttcctgagttctgctccactccatgcaccagtctggacccagaatgaatgcagctggggcagaaaggcagctggagcagaactggagcagagctttgctaggtggctgtggtggaaggcacattgcctcagcagtcggtgcctagcctggcggatgccacagcagtgctaagagtatcagcaaagcaacaagtgctggagctgagacaagctggagcacagaccccacagggctgcccgagaatgCAGcatagctgcagggcaaggaaaaggtaatggcagttttaggctctgcacgctgctgaagagtctgcgacagagctaatttaaatcaagagactgccctattgtaggagcaggtaccttgtgtgtactgttttagccaaagggttggtagaataccatagcccaaatgggaggttgggtctagtggtgattgggaaccctactgctggcaatctcaacacctgttgtcatgggcattcattaaatcctgtgtaagatcagacaacccatgagaatgcagcatatggtcacttagcagaagcaggatcagctgagctgctagggaagccaaagaggtgcacgaggaggtgtcttccatgcactcagctgacaaaaatgaatgtgccacgggggtatggcagctggggtatgttaagagacgcaagtccataccctagtctgtcagacatttctatccatccagggctgtgtgtgaccagcattcaatatgactcatgcagctaatctgtctaaagaattgtctagatatcttttaggtaattggtctggtgaattcgaaaactggaaaagctgcgagtggcgactgcagattccacacgcatggacaccagcctggcagaaggactatcctcctggatcactccatggatcatctgaaggagtgggcgggagtaggagccctaacaggcttaatggtgctttcctccctggtatgcctgtggtgcgtctgtcacataagggtttcacagcattgcaatgcagttatgatcattcaggccttcacggccattgaagcaggacagtctccccaagtttggctatcttaaaagagaagcaagcacaggatgcgaggcttgcgcactgcacttgaggtaagcatacatcaacctcaagaagagcaagtctgattgcatgtgggttggtgtctaactcccacctctgtaaaaggacaccggacaggtctagtgttctctgggtggatgacacctggacagacactagtacatgtcccatttttaacagagatcagacctctactcttgcctgtagctttacaaaacaaaaagggggaactgtagcgagctgcgtgaagccacacctaatggcaatgtagagagctgcgtggagttgcacctgatggtgctggctcccgccctccgcaatcccgaaagcgagtgctctctgtgataatcaactcctatggctaaggcctgacttatgctattatcatgcaatgattgtcagctgcttgcatatgcgtggacctatgggcagtgcccacctggcaatccggggttggttgcccatgccttcttaagggctgggagaggtttgcccaagaagagaggaaaagagagtgagtgaatgagagagaggagagagagagagattttacaattgtcaaaaggtcctaaataaaactgcagtgagaagagctccggtggtcgcgtcatccttgctggacgaggggggccgcgacagagTATAGTCTTAAGATTTCAGCAATcattgattaaaagaaaaaaagtcatctcCTTCAAGTTATAGAAACAATTTTAATGCAGACAGTCAATAGGGCATCTTTTGCATTGCTCGCAAAATTTCatctctttctgctgctgtagGCATAGATGGTTCAACTccattttgtcttctttggatCATGACAGAATTCTGTACATAggcataaaaaaaataaaaatcagtcatGTATTAAATGGCAATAACTTGTCAGTAATTTTCCACTgtttcttcaaaaagaaaattctaaaacctaagtttccctccctccacccccaagacagggtttctctgtgtagctttagaacttgtcctggaactagctctgtaggccagcttggccttgaactcacagaaatccacctgcctctgcttcccaagtgctgggtgaaACCGAAGTTTTAAAACTCCAAAACCTACTTCTGGAACTCCTTATGTTTCAATCCACTAACATTTACTTACAATGAAGTGATTATCCCCACAGAAAACATTATCAGCAGGAGTGGGGTAGGAATATGCCATGAAGTACATATACAAGAGTGTATACAGTTCACCTACAAGAGCTAGGCATGATTAAGTGAGACTAATtatcagaaaaggaaagggaactcaaggaaacaaatgaattATCAATGTATTAATCACATTTTAACACTATAATTGCTGtgggaaaggagacagaaacgAAAGTCTAAGGAGATGTATGACATCAAGGTAAACTATACTTTCTCCTCTTCAGGAAACACAAATTTATAACAAGGTTATTTTATGATTACAGATACTTCCCTAGGAAGACTTATTCATATTGAAACTGAAGCATTAACCCTTACACTAGAATGAAGCAATCTCTCAAGGACCCCATAGGGTTGAAATACTACACGGGAGGTAAGGTTGGAGGTTAAATTTCCCTCTAGCCATTATTGGAAAGAATGTGGGTTATTGATTGATATCAGCTTCAGTCAAGAGCCAAGAGCAGAGTTTTAACCAGAAGCGTGCCAAAGTGGGCTTACCCAGAATCGCCGGCAGTTTTTGTACTTCAAGAAGTAATTTGAACATCTTTCCCTGTCATAGTTGTTTTCATCCATACATCTGGTAGAAGCATCAGATTCCTTAAATATGTAAGAGAGTCGTCATTTAAAATGTGGAATGTGATCTAAAAGACCCCAACACAAAGGCTTCTGAAATCGCTTCCCCTCTGAGCAGAtgggaaatggtttatttttgttcatattttagtGGGTAGACTTATAAAACCCAAATAATATAGCCAACTATTCCAGAAGTCACTCAACTTAAAAAGACATCTTTTTTTCCAGTCCGGGCCAGTTTTCTAAGTATCTGATCACACAAGTCTGAGCCAGAGCGCTGACTGTGGTCATTTGTCCCAGAAGCTGAAGCAAGGTTTACCACGCGGAGCACTGCTCCACAGCAAGCGGGAGAAACCTGTCTCTCAGCTCACGGCGCGCTCCTGGCTTTCCCCAATTCTCATTTTGACTTGATGTTTGATCTTAACACTCGTTTTGAGATTCCAGGTAAATTACACAGGTTAAGTGATCTACATCAAAACAACCTAAATTAACAGCATTCATCTAGATGCATTTTTGGCTATCGTTCACTCCATTACCCAAGTGTACTATTACATATGCAGTTTTAATAGTTATCATTAATGTGACTTCAAAAAGAAAGCAGCACGGGGCCATGTGTTTGAAATGAAGTAGGTAGCACTGGTAATTAAACTTAAGCTGTCTGAACTAGAAGCGGTTCGGACaatgagcttaaaaaaaaaaaaaaggtatggcTCTGAGAAGTTATCAAAATAAAGTTTCCAATAGGCAGGCAATCTGTTTCACCATTCTAAGAAATATAACTTATCTAAACAATATTTGCATACTTAATAAAGTTGTTGGAAACAGAATATACAGACCAATGGGTATATACTGTATAGTGTGTATGTTTGAAAAGTCCACACAGGATGGTGCGTTAGTGCTCCACATGGCAACAATATGATGACGTTTATATTGTATTTCTCAGAAGTGGCAAGGACACAGCAGAGTGTTACAAGTTATACCCAATTAATGTGAACAAAAGGTTATTATTTCAACACAATGTTGTTTTTAAGATACCTTTGTGAGAACCATTAAGCTTTAAAATAAGCTAGTTGTACCATCACCCTATGACTCAGCCAGGCTGTCTCAAAGACAGATTAAATAGCTGTTGTGATTAAAACCATTGTTTTTAAGAGTTTGCTGTGTGGTACCACGTTTAGATTTCAAGATTTTCCTTGGCGTTACATATGCTGGCCAAGTTTAACAGCGACAACCAAACGCGGCTTCCTTCACAACTAAGCAAAACTGAAAAGAGTCTTTGTTAGCTAAATTTTGgtcatttttaaatgtcagagTGAAATAAAATACACTGGCCAGGAATATCTTTTTCATAGAATAATACTTTATTCAATAACTGTCAGAAACAAACGCCAACAAAATTTAGAGCGGTTTTCCCAAGTTAACACTCACGACAATGAAAAACAAACCACCCTACCGACAAGCAAGGGTTTATGTCAGGGTCCCTCAGGCGCCGTGTGACCAGGGGCATCTTGTCTTCTCACTGCAGACACCTGGGAGAAAAACAGATCAGAAGGATATGACCAGAAAACATTATCGGCCTCACAAGCATGGAAAACTTAACTCTCTAAGCAGAAGGTACTTTAGTAAACAATACAGCGCAGTGagtatctcaaaaagccaagttACTGTTCGGTGAGCGTTCCAATGAAGAGTTTTCTTCCAGCTACCTCTACTTAAATGCCACTCCCCTGGGCTGGAGGAAGTCAGGGAATGCTACTGTGGCTCAGTAATTTTCCACCTGGAGTCTTAGACATACAGTTCTGCAAGAAGTCTTGATTGATTAAAGACAGCACACTTCCCTGAGAGCCAGTCAGCTATCCCAAGGAGAGGACCACACTTCAGGAAGCAAAGCTATCTATCAGTCATGGTTCAGGACAACTGCTCCTCAGACTCCAGCTCAAGGGAAACTGGTGACAAGTCtcttcaaagaaaacagcagtaaTCTCAGTTACTTCAGAGTGATCTTTATTTGTTTCAATACATTGATATGGCATTAATACGCAGCCCaccatctttgaaaaaaaaaatccctgcacCAAGCATAAGACGCTGATGTGGCATATATGCCCAAATCCTGCCCTAGTTTAATCATTTTTCTACCTAAAAATCAAAGTAGATTccagagaaacaagacagtaTGATGTTCACAATGccactaaattaaaaaaacaaaaaaacaaaaacatgcatgGGCATTTTCAGAGAAGTCAGAATTTTTGTATGAAATGTCACaaaaatgttcaaagaaataaTGTATCTTCAGAAAAAGTAATTCAAGCCCCTGAACGCCAGATAAGTGAATGTATTCTCAGTCAATGGTCACCCTATCCAGTTCCTTTTATACTGAGAAACAGCCGGATGTCTAGGCTAAAGGAGTCCAACCCTTCTGTGGGATAGAAAGGATGGTTCTGATTATTCTTCCGTTCTTTAACTTTCAATAATTaccaaataattatttatttcatgaccTTCATTGAAAATATCCAGCCAATAGAAGCATCTTGACAGAAACTCAGTATACAGAGTCCAACTGTATCTAGAAGCTTTTGCTCCTCGGAGGGCAGAATTTTACACGACTGCCTCTTCCTAAGAGAAATAACGGGACTGAGAAAATTTACCACCTTCTCTTTCCTATCTATCCTGTCATGCCTTCACAGAACTCTG containing:
- the Chchd7 gene encoding coiled-coil-helix-coiled-coil-helix domain-containing protein 7, which translates into the protein MPLVTRRLRDPDINPCLSESDASTRCMDENNYDRERCSNYFLKYKNCRRFWNSVMIQRRQNGVEPSMPTAAERDEILRAMQKMPY